In the genome of Raphanus sativus cultivar WK10039 chromosome 9, ASM80110v3, whole genome shotgun sequence, the window AGTGTTTAGTCTATGAGGGAAAGATGAAAGTGGGATTTGATAGAGCATCTGTAAAAACAATtctataactttaaaatatagagcTTTTTGctctataaaaagaaaatttaaaacttcaaatttagagttttgagaTTGAAGTTTCACTTATCAAAgaagtttcaatttttatttgcattttgatttttacaattaattacacatacatttatgatttttaagtatttttttgtttatcctTTTAATCTGCAATTCAAGTTTTAtagtaaaactaaattaaaaaaaattaaaaatatatattattacaaaagaaacttgataactttttttaaaagttacatgaagaaaaaaattattacccATATTTCAATATTACAACACTAATGTCTGGAAAATTTGCTCTGGAACCTCTCAAATCTCTAAATTATTGTCCAAACAAATTTTGAGTAACCGAAGATAGAGCATTACATAAATAGTTTTAGGTAATAATGTcgtattttcttgtattttaatatttaattatgtatttatattactaattttatGTTGTTGTGTtagatattattaattaatattgttgtaatatgttttttatatgttagttatttataaagttttatggACCTACATTAATTATGACAAATAAAAAGACTATAAAGcaaattacaaataattttgaagttaagtttgaagtttaaaaaaaattgaagttttacttttggaaaaaaatatcttgaaatttcaaatataggGTTTCACAAACTCTAAAATAAAGAGTCAGTTGTAAGATGCTTTTAAAGGACATTTTCTGATATTCAAATCTAATatgtgaattttaattaatatttacatatCGAAAAAAAATCTCTCGGATTTAGTTCTTATTTTAATAAAGATTACTTTTaaatacaatacaaaatatattatgtatttatttcTATAGGATTGAATAATATATGATTTGAATTGGATATAAATCACAGAATAGGAACACATTGttttaaagtaaatttttaaatcataaaagaaCAGTACCAAGTTttgtttgaatttaaaaatctattaatgTAGTTAAACCAAAAATTCCAGATAagatcttcatcttctttttaaaaatagaattttctATGTATCTAATGTTAATCTAATTTTAATCATGtgatatatatcaatatatctCTAAGTCCCGTAAAAATTACACTCTctgcaattttttaaaatgttctattttaaattattattatttttaaattaaaaatttgtgttttattttattattttatgataataaatttaaaatttgaataaaaataattaaatttattaaattattattaatacaatgatattaaacaatatcagtttgaaaataatatatttataagttgaaaataataatatatcgagagaagagagagagtagagGGAGAATTTTCCTCTCTAGCTACCCCACGTGGGCTTAAGTTTATCCTTTTATCTGTGGGATATTAAGAAGAAGTTGCATTGTTATTTGCGTTTAGCTGGCTCTAACACAACTTGAGCCTTAATTGTCGCCTGTTTACATTGGGTTTGGGGTATAATCTGCTTACTTTTTCAAAACATCTCTTGTTTCTTCATCTCCTGTTCTTCAAGTCTTTAAGTCTTGGAAAAAAGTTGGTGAGAAGTTATTGCAGATCTTTGaagtttataaacttttatcATGTCTCTTGCTATGGATAAGGCCTTAATGGCTCTGTCTCTGGATGAAGAGGAAGTTCCTTTCGTCATGCCAGATCTTCCGGGCTTTAGTTCGGCTGAAGAGAACAAACTGAGCTTGATTGGAAGGATTCTCAACCCTACTCGACAAAAGATGTCTCAGCTCATCATGAAGATGCCTAGAAAGTGGTTCAAGGAAGGCAGAGTTCGAGGGGTGGCGCTTTCTCAAGAAAGGTTTCAGTTCATTTTCAAATATGAACACGACTTGGTGGATGCTCTTGAGAGGGGAGTTCACACATTTGAAGAATGGGCTATAGTGTTGGAAAGATGGGTCGAAAATCCTCCTGAGGATTATCTGCAGTACGTCCCTATCTGGGTTCAAATAAGCAACATCCCGGTGGACTGCTATACCACTGGAGCCCTAACGGCATTGGGTGACTTGGTGGGGAAGACGGTTCTTGTGGCCTTCGATCCCACGAAACCTATAACCCAAGATTTCATTAGGGTTTTGGTGAAGTTCAACGTGGCGAACCCACTGCGTAGAACTAGAACCATCACGCTGAAAGGAAAGGAAGTTGTAATCCATTTTAACTATGAGAGAGTTCAGAAGAGATGCTTCACTTGTCAAAGACTCAATCATGAGAATGATCTCTGCCCGCTTGTGGTGAGGAAGAGACAGGAAGAAGCTAAGGTGAGAAGAGAGGTGGCCACGGCTAACttggaaaagaagaaaagaattgTGGAGGAAGAGGACATTCTGTATGGCATTCTACAGGAGGAGCAGGTTGGGATAGACCCTGCTACTGGAAGGCTAAAGATTGCCAAAGAGGTCATGGATGAAATGAGAAGGTTCCTGATGGCTGATACAGGAGAAACATTTGAGATTAAAGCTGACAAAATCAAGCGTTCAGTCAAGGATGCAGAAAATGACACTCTCTCTCAGAGGCTGGCTCTGCGTTTGGAGGCTCCTCCCACCTTCATTCATGACCTGAACAGAGGAAAGGGCATTGTTTTTGACTATCCTGAGAACATTAAGGAGGCTACTTCAAGAAGCATACAGAGTAACCCTGACAAGCTTATGGCTGCATCAATCAAAGCACACTCTGTGCATTCCAGACTTTCTCTGCCAACTCAATTGCGTCTTTGTGATTCTGAGgacagctctgataccactgcCTCACTCGCATCTAACTTTCCAACGGTTTTCAAGGCGTCTAACTTCGCGCCTTGTTCTTCCGGGACTGTTAAGAAGAGACCTGCTCCAAGGAAAAGACCTCCTAAATCAGTGCGACTTCAGAAAAAGAATCTACTGAAAGAAGGGATCTTGGTAACGGCAGAGGAGAAAAGTGAAGAGAAGATGGAAGGGAGTATTAAGAAAAGGAATTTCTCAACAGAGAAGGAGGTGGTTCCTGCAACCAACAAGGCGTTATGCCTTAAGGCGGTCCCAATGGAGGGTCTGCCCCATCCCCAATGAGCATTTTGAGCTGGAATTGCCAAGGCTTGGGGCGGCCTCAAGGCTTGACAATTCAGAGACTTCGGGAGTTGCGTCAATACCAATTTCCGGaggttttaattttaatggaaacaaaaaaatgtaggAATGTTGTAGTTGATCTTCAAGTTTGGTTAGGTTATGAGAGAGTGCACACTGTGAACCCTGTTGGTTATAGTGGTGGCATTGCTATTTTGTGGAAGAAAACAGTTAATCTTTGTATCAAAAGCTCCGATAAAAACTTGGTTGATTGTCTTGTTAAATTTGGggattcttctttctttcttactGTGGTGTATGGAGAACCTGCTCACAATGGCAAAAGTATTGTTTGGGAGAGACTGCTCAGACTTGGTCTTGGGAGAAAAGAAGCTTGGTGTTTGATAGGGGACTTCAATGAGATCTTGAGCAACGACGAGAAGATAGGTGGTCCTCGTCGTCCTGAATCATCGTTCCAAGAATTTTCTCAGATGCTGAGTCTATGCGAAATGGAGGAGCTTGTAAGTAAGGGCAACAGATTCACTTGGGCTGGAGTGAGATGGAAGAAATTCATTCAATGCTGTCTAGACCGTTGCTTTGGGAACAAAGCATGGTTTGCAGGGTTTCCAAATTCAAATCAAACCTTTTTGGAGAAGCGAGGTTCTGACCATCGACCTGTTTGGGTCAACCTTAGAGCTTCGCCGGACATCCAGAGGGGTCAATTCCGATTTGATAAGAGAATCCTCCATCATCCTGATGCCATCAAAGAAGTAGAGAAGGCGTGGGGATCACGTCAAGCTGCTGGCTCAGTGATGTTTAAAATTCGCAAGTGCAGAAGTGTGGCGAGTAACTGGAAGCGCAGAAGACGCTTTATTGCCAAAGATAAAATCAACTTAATTCAGGAAAGATTGGAGTGGTTTCAGTCCAAACCGTATCCTTGTTGGTTTGTTATCAATAATCTGAAAAGAGAGTTGATGCTGGCATATCGTGAAGAGGAGATGTTTTGGAGACAAAAGAGTAAGGAAAAATGGTGCAAATTAGGGGACAGAAACTCAAAGTTCTTCCATCTCTCGGTGAAAGCGAACAGGAATAAAAGACATCTCCTGAAACTTGTAGACAAAAATGGGCAGGATAACTGGTCTGAAGCGGCAAAAGTAGAGGTGGCGATTGAGTACTTCTCTGATCTATTCCAATCGTCTGATCCTCCTTCTTATGAATTGATTCTTCAGAGTATGAGACCCAGAGTGTCACCGTTGATGAACAAGTGCCTTACTCAAAAAGTGTCTAAAGAAGAAGTGAAAGAAGCCATTTTCTCTATTAATGGAGAAAGTGCTCCAGGTCCCGACGGGATGACTGgtgttttctttcaaaaattctGGGATACCATTGGAGAGGCAGTCACACTTGAAATTCAAGAAGTTTTTGACAAAGGTGAACTCCCGGTTGATTGGAACTTCACTTATTTGTGCCTGATTCCGAAGATTCCGCTTCCTGAGCTCATGACGGATTTAAGGCCTATTAGTCTATGCTCTGTTTTGTATAAAACGGTGTCGAAGATTATGGTGAGAAGATTGCAGCCGTTTCTTAGCGAGCTAATTTCTGTTAATCAGTCTGCCTTTGTTAGTGAGAGATTgattcaagataacattgtcatcGCTCACGAAGCCGTTCACGCTCTCATGGCTCATCCAGTGGTATCAACGGAGTTTATGGCGGTCAAAACCGACATGTCGAAGGCTTACGACAGGGTCGAGTGGAGTTATTTAAGAACGCTCTTAAAGGCGCTTGGGTTCGACGATAAGTGGATACAGATGGTGATGATGTGCGTTTCCTCTGTTTCGTACGCAGTCCTAATCAATGATCAGCCCTTTGGTCTGATTAAACCCACCAGAGGGATCCGACAGGGTGATCCGTTGTCTCCTTTTCTCTTCGTCTTGTGCACAGAAGGTCTCTCACATCTTCTGAATGTAGCGGAAAGAAATGAATTTATCTCGGGCATGAGCTTCACAGAGGAGGGGCCATCGATCAATCACTTGTTATTTGCAGATGATAGCTTGTTTCTTTGCAAAGCAGTAGCCCATCAGTGTAGGAACCTCAAGAAAATTCTCAGTTTGTATGGAGAAGCTTCGGGTCAGTGTATCAATTACCAAAAGTCTGCGGTTTCTTTTGGAAATAACATTCCGGAGAATGATAAAACATCCTTCAAAGATATCCTTGGGATACAGACTGAAGGAGGTACAAGTAAATACCTAGGCTTACCGGAATGTTTTTCGGATTCCAAGTTTCAACTGCTGTCTTATCTTAAAGACAGAACACAAGGAAGAATGGAGAGCTGGTTCATGAGGAAGTTGTCGCCTGGTGGCAAAGAAGTGATGTTAAAATCGACGGCTTCGGCTCTTCCGGTTTTTCCAATGTCTGTGTTTAAGCTCCCAAAATGCTGTTGAAGAAGCTTGCCAGTCTTATGGCTAATTTTTGGTGGAGCGCGGACACTCATGTCAAGAAGATTCATTGGGTGGCTTGGGATAAGTGTTGCTTACCTAAGGATCTAGGAGGCATCGGGTTTAGAGATCTTGAAATCTTTAATCAAGCCTTGTTATCCAAGCAAGCGTGGAAGTTGATTAATCAACCTGATTGCTTGATGGCCAGATTTTTAAAAAGCAGATACTTCTCCAATGTCAACTTCTTGGATGCTCAGATTGGGGTAAGGCCTTCCTATGCGTGGCGTAGTCTCTTACATGGTAGAGAGCTATTATCAAAAGGGTTGAGAAGGCAGATAGGAAATGGGGTTGATACAAGAGTCTGGTTAGATCCGTGGATTGAAGATCCTGATATAGGCATGAGAGCACCTTGGATTAAAAACATCACTTTTGATGTTAATTTGAAGGTGGGGGAGCTCATTGATAAGGAAGCGAGGTCTTGGAACCTGTCTTTGCTAGAAAATCTCTTTGTTCCAAGAGATATTGATCTGATCCTAGCCAGACAGCCTGCAGTTACACGTCAAGATTCCTTCTCGTGGAAATTCAATAGAAGCGGTAATCTAACGGTTAAATCAGCTTACTGGCTAGCGAGTAAAGAGAAATTTCAGCGCGAGAATGGTGAGGAAATAGCCCTTCCTTCATTGAATCCAATCAAAGAAAAGGTTTGGAAGGTAATCACAGCCcctaaaatcaaaatattccTGTGGAAGGCGCTGAGTAATGCGTTGCCGGTAGCTGACCTTATTTTGAAAAGAGGAATGAAAATAGATGGAAGATGTCAGGTGTGTGGTTGTGAGGGA includes:
- the LOC130500188 gene encoding uncharacterized protein LOC130500188, with product MSLAMDKALMALSLDEEEVPFVMPDLPGFSSAEENKLSLIGRILNPTRQKMSQLIMKMPRKWFKEGRVRGVALSQERFQFIFKYEHDLVDALERGVHTFEEWAIVLERWVENPPEDYLQYVPIWVQISNIPVDCYTTGALTALGDLVGKTVLVAFDPTKPITQDFIRVLVKFNVANPLRRTRTITLKGKEVVIHFNYERVQKRCFTCQRLNHENDLCPLVVRKRQEEAKVRREVATANLEKKKRIVEEEDILYGILQEEQVGIDPATGRLKIAKEVMDEMRRFLMADTGETFEIKADKIKRSVKDAENDTLSQRLALRLEAPPTFIHDLNRGKGIVFDYPENIKEATSRSIQSNPDKLMAASIKAHSVHSRLSLPTQLRLCDSEDSSDTTASLASNFPTVFKASNFAPCSSGTVKKRPAPRKRPPKSVRLQKKNLLKEGILVTAEEKSEEKMEGSIKKRNFSTEKEVVPATNKALCLKAVPMEGLPHPQ